AAATTTGGCTTCAACGAATTTGCCGAAGTATGGAATGGTCGTCTAGCAATGCTAGGTTTCGTAATCGGTTTGGCTACCGAGTACATCACCGGCAGCGGCATCCTTTCTCAAATCGGCTTGCAGTAAGCCTTAATTAAGTAAACCTGATTCAAATCATCACATCCGGATTAGGCTTTTCTTAAAATCATCATAATTGATATGCAGCTCTGATTTAGGTCAAGGGCTGCATTAACTTTTGGGGCAATCTAAGCAACAATTGGATTTTGGCTTGCCGATCGCATCTAGCGGTTGTTAGTTTTGAGCTTTGGCCTAAACGATCGCCACAAACTTGATTTCAATTAATTGCTCTGGGAATGCTAGGCGCGGCGTAGTAAGCAAAGTACAACATACCTGTGGCTTTTCAGTGCCATAC
The sequence above is a segment of the Pseudanabaena sp. PCC 7367 genome. Coding sequences within it:
- a CDS encoding chlorophyll a/b-binding protein, producing MENQNQDVKFGFNEFAEVWNGRLAMLGFVIGLATEYITGSGILSQIGLQ